One genomic segment of Desulforamulus reducens MI-1 includes these proteins:
- the cobC gene encoding alpha-ribazole phosphatase, translating to MKSSSGSYFPISSLIRHGAIKTKGGKRFIGQLDLPLSELGINQANRLKEELSCVRLNSIFCSDLQRSRQMAEIIAEKHNLRPTVSLSLREIYLGEWEGRYFEEIRRKFPQDFMQRGKDIANFCPPGGESFSQCSQRVLAKLDELMQRTTGNILIAGHAGVNRVLLCHMLGMPLENLFRISQDYGCLNIIGYEKGKYRIKLLNRQFRIVTL from the coding sequence ATTAAGTCAAGCTCGGGAAGCTACTTTCCGATTTCAAGTTTAATTAGGCACGGAGCAATTAAAACAAAGGGTGGAAAAAGATTTATCGGTCAGCTTGATCTGCCTCTCAGTGAATTAGGTATCAATCAAGCCAATCGTCTAAAGGAGGAGCTTAGCTGTGTTCGCTTGAACTCTATTTTTTGCAGTGATTTACAGCGTTCACGACAAATGGCTGAAATAATTGCAGAAAAGCATAATCTAAGGCCAACTGTCAGCCTGAGCCTAAGGGAAATTTACCTGGGGGAGTGGGAAGGGCGATACTTTGAAGAAATCCGCCGCAAATTTCCCCAGGATTTTATGCAAAGGGGAAAAGACATAGCTAACTTCTGTCCACCCGGCGGAGAAAGTTTTAGTCAGTGCAGCCAAAGGGTATTGGCTAAGTTAGATGAATTAATGCAAAGAACCACCGGCAATATTTTAATTGCCGGTCATGCAGGGGTAAACCGTGTGCTTCTTTGTCATATGCTGGGTATGCCACTGGAAAACCTTTTTCGTATTAGTCAAGACTATGGTTGTCTCAACATCATTGGTTATGAGAAGGGTAAATATAGAATTAAGCTTTTGAACAGGCAATTCAGGATCGTCACCCTTTAA